One Alphaproteobacteria bacterium DNA segment encodes these proteins:
- a CDS encoding SDR family oxidoreductase, with protein MELRFAGGLPPHPARANRLFCFGLGFSALTLARRLMAKHWRVAGTCRSADKAAALTAEGIETFVFDRAHPLPPGALDGATHILASVPPDGTGDPVIDIHGNDLLRLEGVKWIGYLSTTGVYGDRDGDWVDERAALHPSGPRGAARVAAEDAWQALGRVGHKVHIFRLAGIYGAGRSALDTVRDGKAKRIVKPGQVFSRIHVEDIANVLEASIAKPDPGAVYNVCDDDPAPPQDVIAYACALLGVEAPPEIPYAQAASAMSEMARSFYTDNKRVSNLKIKEALGVKLAYPDYRAGLRALLDA; from the coding sequence ATGGAGCTTCGTTTCGCCGGCGGCCTGCCGCCCCATCCCGCGCGCGCCAACCGGCTTTTTTGCTTCGGGCTGGGCTTTTCGGCGCTGACGCTGGCGCGCCGCTTGATGGCCAAGCATTGGCGCGTCGCGGGCACGTGCCGCTCGGCCGACAAGGCCGCGGCGCTGACCGCCGAGGGGATCGAGACCTTCGTATTCGACCGCGCGCATCCCTTGCCGCCGGGCGCGCTGGACGGCGCCACGCATATTCTGGCGAGCGTCCCGCCCGACGGGACGGGCGATCCCGTCATCGATATCCACGGCAACGATCTTCTGCGTCTCGAAGGCGTCAAATGGATCGGCTATCTCTCGACCACCGGCGTCTACGGCGACAGGGATGGGGATTGGGTCGACGAGCGCGCGGCCTTGCATCCGTCGGGGCCGCGCGGGGCCGCGCGCGTCGCGGCCGAAGACGCTTGGCAGGCCTTGGGGCGCGTCGGCCACAAGGTCCATATCTTCCGCCTCGCCGGGATCTACGGCGCCGGGCGTTCGGCGCTCGACACGGTGCGCGACGGCAAGGCCAAGCGCATCGTCAAGCCGGGCCAAGTGTTCAGCCGCATCCATGTCGAGGATATCGCCAATGTCCTCGAAGCCTCGATCGCCAAGCCCGATCCGGGGGCGGTCTATAACGTCTGCGACGACGATCCCGCCCCGCCGCAAGACGTGATCGCCTATGCCTGCGCGCTGCTGGGCGTGGAAGCGCCGCCCGAAATCCCTTATGCGCAAGCCGCGTCGGCGATGAGCGAGATGGCGCGCAGCTTCTATACCGACAACAAGCGCGTCTCGAATTTGAAGATCAAGGAAGCGCTGGGCGTGAAGCTCGCTTATCCCGATTATCGCGCGGGGCTTAGGGCGCTACTCGACGCTTAG
- a CDS encoding exopolysaccharide biosynthesis protein, with amino-acid sequence MSDLGLAAAFARAVDGPDDVKATLGEMVAKLESRGYGVLLFLFAAPNLTPGPSLPGFSTIFALPLALIAAQMALGIDSPKLPGFLARLGVARPRARGIVAYLTPALNAAEKLLRPRLPVLVAPSMRRFIGAVAIAEAILLLIPLPFLPLIPSAATTILALGLMARDGVAVAIGLAACAAAAVAFTTALIWGASALGLA; translated from the coding sequence ATGAGCGATCTGGGGCTGGCCGCCGCTTTCGCCCGCGCCGTCGACGGGCCGGACGACGTGAAGGCGACATTGGGCGAAATGGTCGCGAAGCTCGAATCGCGCGGCTATGGCGTGTTGCTGTTCCTGTTCGCGGCCCCGAATCTCACGCCCGGCCCATCGCTGCCGGGATTCTCGACGATTTTCGCGCTGCCTTTGGCGCTGATCGCCGCACAGATGGCGCTGGGCATCGACAGCCCGAAACTGCCGGGCTTCCTCGCGCGGCTCGGCGTAGCACGGCCCCGCGCGCGCGGCATCGTCGCCTATTTGACGCCGGCCTTGAACGCGGCGGAGAAACTCCTGCGGCCGCGTTTGCCGGTGCTTGTCGCGCCATCGATGCGCCGTTTCATCGGCGCGGTCGCGATCGCCGAGGCGATTCTGTTGCTGATCCCGCTGCCCTTTTTGCCGCTGATCCCGTCCGCCGCGACGACGATTCTGGCCTTGGGCTTGATGGCGCGCGACGGCGTGGCGGTCGCGATCGGACTCGCCGCCTGTGCCGCCGCGGCGGTCGCTTTCACGACGGCGCTGATTTGGGGGGCAAGCGCGCTCGGACTGGCGTAG
- a CDS encoding glycosyltransferase family 4 protein — protein MRVPTIMQVLPALVTGGVERGAADVSAAIVAAGWKSIVVSEGGPMVREIERAGGIHVTLPMGSKNPITLRRNVARLVEVARLHGADLIHARSRAPAWSARAAARELGIPFMTTFHGTYNFGNPLKRWYNSIMAKGARVIAISDFIARHVTKHYGTPGAILRTIHRGVDVSRFDPARVSAERVIKLSRDWRLPDGLPVVMLPGRLTRWKGQTLLIEAAAKLGRRDIVVLFVGSDQGRYAYRKELEALVRKRGLEGIVRIVDHCNDMAAAYMLSDVVVSASTDPEAFGRVVAEAQAMGRPVVAPDHGGAPEILKPNETGWLFKPGDAGDLAEALKRALALDPAARDDLAGHAIANINDRFTKERMCAATLDVYEEVLRESRPEVWGG, from the coding sequence ATGCGCGTGCCCACCATCATGCAGGTTCTGCCCGCCCTCGTCACCGGCGGGGTGGAGCGCGGGGCCGCCGACGTTTCCGCCGCCATCGTCGCGGCGGGGTGGAAATCGATCGTCGTTTCCGAAGGCGGGCCGATGGTGCGCGAGATCGAGCGCGCGGGCGGCATCCATGTGACGCTGCCGATGGGCTCGAAAAACCCGATCACGCTGCGCCGGAACGTGGCGCGTTTGGTCGAGGTCGCGCGCCTGCATGGCGCGGATCTGATCCATGCGCGCAGCCGCGCGCCGGCGTGGTCCGCGCGCGCCGCCGCGCGCGAGCTCGGCATTCCCTTCATGACCACGTTCCACGGCACCTATAATTTCGGCAATCCGCTGAAGCGCTGGTACAACTCGATCATGGCGAAGGGCGCGCGCGTCATCGCGATCTCCGATTTCATCGCCCGCCATGTGACCAAGCACTACGGCACGCCCGGCGCCATTCTGCGGACCATCCATCGCGGCGTGGACGTGTCGCGCTTCGATCCGGCGCGCGTGTCGGCCGAGCGTGTGATCAAGCTTTCGCGCGATTGGCGCCTGCCCGACGGCCTGCCCGTGGTGATGCTGCCCGGCCGCCTGACGCGCTGGAAAGGCCAAACGCTGCTGATCGAAGCGGCGGCGAAACTCGGCCGGCGCGACATCGTCGTGCTGTTCGTCGGCTCCGATCAGGGGCGCTATGCCTATCGCAAGGAATTGGAAGCGCTGGTGCGCAAGCGCGGCCTCGAAGGCATCGTGCGCATCGTCGATCACTGCAACGACATGGCGGCGGCCTATATGTTGTCGGACGTCGTCGTCTCGGCCTCGACCGATCCCGAGGCGTTCGGCCGCGTGGTGGCCGAAGCGCAGGCGATGGGCCGCCCGGTCGTGGCGCCCGACCATGGCGGCGCGCCCGAAATTCTGAAGCCGAACGAAACCGGCTGGCTGTTCAAGCCCGGCGATGCGGGCGATCTGGCCGAGGCGCTCAAGCGGGCGCTCGCCCTCGACCCCGCCGCGCGCGACGATCTGGCGGGCCACGCCATCGCCAATATCAACGACCGCTTCACCAAGGAACGCATGTGCGCGGCGACCCTCGACGTTTACGAGGAGGTGTTGCGCGAATCGCGGCCGGAGGTTTGGGGCGGATGA
- a CDS encoding glutathione S-transferase family protein, protein MRTLLHQPLSPFCRKVRVAMAEKRLDVELKVEKTWERRPDFLALNPAGTVPVLIEEAGYAICHSQAICEHLDEAYPERKLLGDSPEQRAEIRRLVAWFDEKFAREVVDCLYREKLLKRFLGTGEPSSQAIRAGYQNIRYHMEYLGWLAERRRFLAGESFSLADIAAAAHLSTLDYMGDVPWDAHPRAKEWYARIKSRPSFRPLLADHIPGSPPPTHYADLDF, encoded by the coding sequence ATGCGTACCTTGCTTCACCAGCCACTGTCGCCGTTTTGCCGGAAAGTCCGCGTGGCGATGGCGGAAAAGCGCCTCGACGTCGAACTCAAGGTCGAGAAGACCTGGGAACGGCGGCCCGATTTTCTTGCGCTGAATCCGGCGGGCACCGTGCCGGTGCTGATCGAGGAAGCGGGCTATGCGATCTGCCATAGCCAAGCGATCTGCGAACATCTCGACGAAGCCTACCCCGAGCGCAAATTGTTGGGCGATTCGCCCGAGCAGCGCGCGGAGATCCGCCGCCTCGTCGCGTGGTTCGACGAGAAATTCGCGCGCGAAGTCGTCGATTGCCTCTATCGCGAGAAGCTGCTCAAGCGCTTTCTGGGCACGGGCGAGCCGTCGAGCCAGGCGATCCGCGCGGGCTACCAGAATATCCGCTACCACATGGAGTATCTGGGCTGGCTCGCCGAACGCCGGCGCTTCCTGGCGGGGGAGAGTTTCAGCCTTGCCGATATCGCGGCCGCCGCCCATCTCTCGACGCTCGACTATATGGGCGACGTGCCGTGGGATGCCCATCCCCGCGCGAAGGAGTGGTATGCGCGGATCAAAAGCCGGCCGTCCTTCCGCCCGCTTTTGGCCGACCATATTCCCGGCTCGCCGCCGCCAACGCATTACGCCGACTTGGATTTTTGA
- the gltB gene encoding glutamate synthase large subunit, with protein sequence MTQELDPGLRFAQEYEANRAKLIEGNAYDPAEEHDNCGVGMIVAIDGKARRSVVELGVEALKAVWHRGAVDADGKTGDGAGIHIEIPQDFFRAHIERQGVKTSDARLGVGMIFLPRNDLEGQERCRTIVETEILKMGYGVYGWRQVPIDSSVCGEKANASRPEIEQVIVQNTRNVDDDKFELDLYVIRRRIEKQALAENLVDFYICTLSCRSIIYKGMFLAEVLSVFYPDLTDERFVSTFAIYHQRYSTNTFPMWKLAQPFRTLAHNGEINTVRGNVNWMKSHETRMAHERFGQTVEDIKPVVQPGSDSAQMDNVFELLIRGGRELPMVKTMMMPQSWSYDDQTPQSIRNMYAYANSVMEAWDGPAAIACTDGNWVLAGMDRNGLRPCRYTITGDGLLVVGSETGMVKVDEVSVVEKGRVGPGQMIAVDMRQGRFYRDPEIKDWLAKSRPFGDWTRNITVIDQLVKADAVPKPELSRDELRRRMLTVGWTLEDLELILHPMVEDAKEAVGSMGDDTPIAVLSDKYRGLHHFFRQNFSQVTNPPIDSLRERRVMTLRTRLGNLGNILDEDEAQCRMLQLESPVLTTAEFEAMRAYMGDTVVEIDCTFDPASGEFALRDALKRVQREAEDGVRGGAVHVILSDRAQGGGRAPIPMILAAGGVHTHLVRQQLRTFTSLNVRTGECMDVHFFAVLIGVGATTVNAYLAEEAIADRHARGLFGNMALKDCVERFRKAIDDGLLKVMSKMGISIISSYRGGYNFETVGLSRTLISEFFPGMTSRISGIGLVGIQKKVRDLHERAWREDVVALPVGGFYRFRKSGEAHFWEGELIHTLQAAVDSDSYGLYRKFSEACRKLPPINIRDLLDFKPGRKAISVDEVESITEIRKHLVAPGISLGALGPEAHETLAIAMNRIGAKSDSGEGGEDPARYKPRPNGDNASSAIKQVASGRFGVTAEYLTNCRELEIKVAQGAKPGEGGQLPGPKVTDLIARLRHSTPGVTLISPPPHHDIYSIEDLAQLIYDLKQINTTASVCVKLVARSGIGTIAAGVAKAKADAILISGHVGGTGASPQSSIKYAGLPWEMGLSETNQVLTLNRLRHRVKLRVDGGIRTGRDVVIAAMLGGDEFGIGTASLVAMGCIMVRQCHSNTCPVGVCTQDPKLRAKFEGSPEKIVNLFTFVAEEVREILASLGFKRLIDVIGRSDLLTQVLRGDETLDDLDLNPLLVQADPGEYPRYCTLEGRNEVPETLDEQMIRDAAPALEGGEKMQLAYNIRNVYRAIGTKLSSKITRKYGMTGLKPGQITVRLRGSAGQSLGAFAVQGLKLEVFGDANDYVGKGLSGGTIVVRPFTSSPLVSNANTIVGNTVLYGATAGRLFAAGQAAERFAVRNSGATAVVEGCGSNGCEYMTGGTVVILGAVGDNFAAGMTGGMGFVYDADGTLERHLNLENVIAQGVETAHWEGVLKELIEEHARETQSAHAQRILADWDREVVKFKQIVPKEMVARLAHPVRRADKRRGAGAGDD encoded by the coding sequence ATGACCCAAGAACTCGATCCCGGTCTTCGTTTCGCGCAGGAATACGAAGCCAACCGCGCCAAGCTGATCGAAGGCAATGCCTACGATCCGGCCGAGGAGCACGACAATTGCGGTGTGGGCATGATCGTCGCCATCGACGGCAAGGCGCGCCGTTCGGTCGTCGAACTCGGTGTGGAAGCGCTGAAGGCCGTGTGGCATCGCGGCGCGGTCGACGCCGACGGCAAAACCGGCGACGGCGCCGGCATCCATATCGAAATTCCGCAGGACTTCTTCCGCGCGCATATCGAACGCCAGGGAGTGAAGACGTCCGACGCGCGTTTAGGCGTGGGCATGATCTTTCTGCCGCGCAACGATCTGGAAGGGCAGGAGCGCTGCCGCACGATCGTCGAAACCGAAATTCTGAAAATGGGCTACGGCGTCTATGGCTGGCGCCAAGTGCCGATCGATAGCTCGGTCTGCGGCGAGAAGGCCAACGCCTCGCGCCCGGAAATCGAACAGGTCATCGTCCAGAACACGCGCAATGTCGACGACGACAAGTTCGAACTCGACCTCTACGTCATCCGCCGGCGCATCGAAAAGCAGGCGCTGGCCGAAAACCTGGTCGATTTCTACATCTGCACGCTGTCGTGCCGGTCGATCATCTACAAGGGCATGTTCCTCGCCGAAGTGCTGTCGGTCTTCTATCCCGACCTCACCGACGAGCGCTTCGTCTCGACCTTCGCGATCTATCACCAGCGCTATTCGACCAACACCTTCCCGATGTGGAAGCTGGCGCAGCCGTTCCGCACCCTCGCCCATAACGGCGAGATCAACACCGTGCGCGGCAACGTCAATTGGATGAAGAGCCACGAAACGCGTATGGCGCATGAGCGCTTCGGCCAGACGGTCGAGGACATCAAGCCGGTCGTGCAGCCGGGCTCGGACTCCGCGCAGATGGACAACGTTTTCGAGCTTTTGATCCGCGGCGGGCGCGAGCTGCCGATGGTCAAGACGATGATGATGCCGCAATCCTGGTCCTACGACGACCAGACGCCGCAAAGCATCCGCAACATGTACGCCTACGCGAACAGCGTGATGGAAGCGTGGGACGGTCCCGCCGCCATCGCCTGCACCGACGGCAATTGGGTTCTGGCCGGCATGGACCGCAACGGTCTGCGCCCGTGCCGCTACACGATCACCGGCGACGGCTTGCTGGTCGTCGGCTCGGAAACCGGCATGGTCAAGGTCGACGAAGTCTCGGTCGTCGAAAAGGGCCGCGTGGGCCCCGGCCAGATGATCGCGGTCGATATGCGCCAGGGCCGTTTCTATCGCGATCCCGAAATCAAGGACTGGCTCGCCAAGTCGCGGCCCTTCGGCGATTGGACGCGCAACATCACCGTGATCGACCAGCTGGTGAAGGCCGACGCGGTGCCGAAGCCGGAGCTGTCGCGCGATGAACTGCGCCGGCGCATGCTGACCGTCGGCTGGACGCTCGAAGATCTCGAACTGATCCTGCACCCGATGGTCGAGGACGCGAAGGAAGCCGTCGGCTCGATGGGCGACGACACGCCCATCGCCGTGCTCTCCGACAAGTATCGCGGCCTGCATCACTTCTTCCGCCAGAATTTCAGCCAGGTCACCAACCCGCCGATCGACAGTTTGCGCGAACGGCGCGTGATGACGCTGCGCACGCGCCTGGGCAATCTCGGGAACATCCTGGACGAAGACGAAGCCCAGTGCCGCATGCTGCAACTCGAAAGCCCGGTGCTGACCACCGCGGAATTCGAAGCGATGCGCGCCTATATGGGCGACACGGTCGTGGAGATTGATTGCACGTTCGATCCCGCCTCGGGCGAATTTGCACTTCGCGACGCGTTGAAGCGCGTCCAGCGCGAGGCCGAGGACGGCGTGCGCGGCGGTGCCGTGCATGTGATCCTGTCGGATCGCGCGCAAGGCGGCGGACGCGCGCCGATCCCGATGATCCTGGCGGCGGGTGGGGTACACACGCATCTCGTGCGCCAGCAATTGCGCACTTTCACGTCGCTGAACGTGCGCACGGGCGAATGCATGGACGTGCATTTCTTCGCCGTGCTGATCGGCGTGGGGGCGACCACCGTCAACGCCTATCTCGCCGAAGAAGCGATCGCCGATCGCCATGCGCGCGGGCTGTTCGGCAACATGGCGCTGAAGGATTGCGTCGAGCGTTTCCGCAAGGCGATCGACGACGGCTTGCTGAAGGTGATGTCCAAGATGGGCATCTCCATCATCTCGTCCTATCGCGGCGGCTATAATTTCGAGACGGTGGGCCTGTCGCGCACGCTGATCTCGGAATTCTTCCCCGGTATGACCAGCCGCATTTCCGGCATCGGTCTGGTCGGCATCCAGAAGAAGGTGCGCGATCTGCACGAGCGCGCCTGGCGCGAAGACGTGGTGGCGCTGCCCGTCGGCGGCTTCTACCGCTTCCGCAAATCCGGCGAAGCGCATTTCTGGGAAGGCGAGTTGATCCACACGCTGCAAGCGGCCGTGGACAGCGACTCCTACGGGCTTTACCGGAAATTCTCGGAGGCGTGCCGCAAGCTGCCGCCGATCAATATCCGCGATCTGCTCGACTTCAAGCCGGGCCGCAAGGCGATCTCGGTCGACGAAGTCGAAAGCATCACCGAGATCCGCAAGCATCTCGTGGCACCCGGTATCTCGCTCGGCGCCCTCGGGCCCGAGGCGCATGAGACGCTCGCCATCGCGATGAACCGCATCGGCGCCAAGTCGGATTCCGGCGAAGGCGGCGAGGACCCGGCGCGCTACAAGCCGCGTCCCAACGGGGACAACGCATCCTCGGCGATCAAGCAGGTCGCGTCGGGCCGCTTCGGCGTCACGGCCGAGTACCTGACCAATTGCCGCGAGCTTGAAATCAAGGTGGCACAAGGGGCGAAGCCCGGCGAAGGCGGGCAATTGCCGGGGCCGAAGGTCACGGACCTGATCGCGCGTCTGCGTCATTCGACGCCGGGTGTCACGCTGATCTCGCCGCCGCCGCATCACGACATCTACTCGATCGAAGACCTCGCGCAGTTGATCTATGACCTCAAGCAGATCAACACGACCGCGTCGGTCTGCGTGAAGCTGGTCGCACGTTCGGGCATCGGCACGATCGCGGCGGGTGTCGCCAAGGCCAAGGCCGACGCGATCCTGATCTCGGGTCACGTGGGCGGTACCGGTGCTAGCCCGCAGTCGTCGATCAAGTATGCGGGCCTGCCCTGGGAAATGGGCTTGAGCGAGACGAACCAGGTTCTGACGCTCAACCGCCTGCGTCACCGCGTGAAGCTGCGCGTCGATGGCGGGATTCGCACAGGCCGCGACGTCGTCATCGCGGCCATGCTGGGCGGCGACGAATTCGGTATCGGCACCGCGTCGCTCGTGGCGATGGGCTGCATCATGGTCCGCCAGTGCCACTCGAACACCTGCCCGGTGGGCGTGTGCACGCAAGACCCGAAGCTGCGCGCGAAGTTCGAAGGCTCGCCGGAGAAGATCGTCAACCTCTTCACATTCGTGGCCGAAGAAGTGCGCGAGATCCTGGCCTCGCTCGGCTTCAAGCGCCTGATCGACGTGATCGGCCGTTCGGACCTGCTGACGCAGGTGCTGCGCGGCGACGAAACGCTCGACGATTTGGATTTGAACCCGCTGCTGGTTCAGGCCGATCCGGGCGAATATCCGCGCTACTGCACGCTCGAAGGGCGCAACGAAGTGCCCGAGACGCTGGACGAGCAGATGATCCGCGACGCGGCTCCCGCGCTCGAAGGCGGCGAGAAGATGCAACTCGCCTACAACATCCGCAACGTCTACCGCGCGATCGGCACGAAGCTTTCGTCCAAGATCACGCGCAAATACGGGATGACCGGGCTGAAGCCGGGCCAGATCACCGTGCGTTTGCGCGGGTCCGCGGGCCAGTCGCTCGGCGCCTTCGCGGTGCAGGGCTTGAAGCTCGAAGTGTTCGGCGACGCCAACGACTATGTCGGCAAGGGCTTGTCGGGCGGCACGATCGTCGTGCGGCCGTTCACCTCCTCGCCGCTCGTCTCCAACGCCAACACGATCGTCGGCAACACGGTGTTGTACGGCGCCACGGCGGGCCGCTTGTTCGCGGCCGGCCAAGCGGCCGAACGCTTCGCCGTGCGCAACTCCGGCGCCACGGCCGTCGTCGAAGGCTGCGGCTCCAACGGTTGCGAATACATGACCGGCGGCACGGTCGTGATCCTCGGCGCGGTCGGCGACAATTTCGCCGCCGGCATGACCGGGGGTATGGGCTTCGTCTACGACGCGGACGGCACGCTCGAACGCCACCTCAACCTCGAGAACGTGATCGCCCAAGGCGTGGAAACGGCGCATTGGGAAGGCGTGCTCAAGGAACTGATCGAGGAGCACGCGCGTGAAACGCAAAGCGCCCACGCCCAGCGCATCCTGGCCGATTGGGATCGCGAGGTCGTGAAGTTCAAGCAGATCGTGCCGAAGGAAATGGTGGCGCGTCTGGCCCATCCCGTGCGCCGCGCCGACAAGCGCCGCGGGGCGGGTGCCGGCGACGATTGA
- a CDS encoding pentapeptide repeat-containing protein has translation MNSPVPQQDERTAPVRMVQPILDRLIAAHEAWLKGKAGGKRLILKGVEASRLDFNDHDLTDAEFVGGSFVESDFSRAKLTRASFFGADIRRTTFIDADCTRSDFRAASLVGADFEGATLHKADLRDGVMIKAGKDGELDYSGSARANTNAEGASFIGANLSDARIGRAAGHKTDLTNCNLSGASLIGADLSGADLTGAVFKGTDLSDCNLSNCVLAGASFADAKMHRTNLEGADLAAASFDGAFQQDMKLAHAKYPVDPSRIGFNAIDAVTQHALWVDTQGKEGTQLFLEGYDLGHAEFAGCNLSAAKFVRCTFTGADFSGCDLTFATLQSCLLKNAKFVNAKMRGATLIKSNLMGADLRNADLSPVPLDPKGPRPFWAARLNDVQAAGANFAGAKLVAASLRRAILRDVDFAGADLRHANTQRADLNGAKLETAKR, from the coding sequence ATGAATTCCCCGGTTCCCCAGCAAGACGAACGCACGGCGCCCGTGCGTATGGTTCAGCCGATTCTCGATCGGCTGATCGCCGCGCACGAGGCGTGGTTGAAGGGCAAGGCGGGCGGCAAGCGCCTGATCCTGAAAGGTGTCGAAGCCAGCCGTCTCGACTTCAACGACCACGATCTGACCGACGCCGAATTCGTCGGCGGGTCGTTCGTCGAAAGCGATTTCAGCCGCGCGAAATTGACGCGCGCGAGTTTCTTCGGCGCGGATATCCGCCGCACGACCTTCATCGATGCCGATTGCACGCGCAGCGATTTCCGCGCCGCGTCGCTGGTCGGCGCCGATTTCGAGGGGGCGACGCTGCACAAGGCCGATCTGCGCGACGGCGTGATGATCAAGGCGGGCAAGGACGGCGAGCTCGATTATTCGGGCTCGGCGCGCGCCAATACGAACGCCGAGGGGGCGTCGTTCATCGGCGCCAATCTTTCCGATGCGCGTATCGGCCGTGCGGCAGGCCACAAGACCGACCTCACCAACTGCAATCTGTCGGGCGCCAGTTTGATCGGCGCCGATTTGTCGGGGGCCGATCTGACCGGTGCGGTGTTCAAGGGCACCGATCTTTCGGACTGCAATTTGTCGAATTGCGTGCTGGCCGGGGCGAGCTTCGCCGACGCCAAGATGCACCGCACGAATCTCGAAGGGGCCGACCTCGCCGCCGCGTCGTTCGACGGCGCCTTCCAGCAGGATATGAAACTCGCCCACGCCAAATATCCGGTCGATCCGTCGCGCATCGGTTTCAACGCGATCGATGCGGTGACGCAGCACGCGCTGTGGGTCGATACGCAAGGCAAGGAAGGCACGCAGCTTTTCCTCGAAGGTTACGATCTGGGGCACGCGGAATTCGCGGGCTGCAATCTGTCGGCCGCCAAATTCGTGCGCTGCACCTTCACCGGCGCGGATTTCTCGGGCTGCGATCTGACCTTCGCGACGCTGCAAAGCTGCCTGCTGAAGAACGCGAAATTCGTGAACGCGAAAATGCGCGGCGCCACGCTGATCAAATCGAATTTGATGGGGGCCGATTTGCGCAACGCCGATCTATCGCCCGTCCCGCTCGATCCCAAGGGGCCGCGGCCCTTCTGGGCGGCGCGCCTCAACGACGTTCAGGCGGCCGGGGCGAATTTCGCCGGCGCCAAGCTGGTGGCGGCAAGTTTGCGCCGCGCGATCCTGCGCGACGTCGATTTCGCGGGTGCCGATCTGCGCCACGCCAACACGCAGCGCGCCGATTTGAACGGCGCCAAGCTCGAAACCGCGAAGCGTTAG
- a CDS encoding alpha/beta hydrolase, whose product MSDNSTTASTPAPDFLDPGAGRPRIAYRRIPGKSPGIFFCTGFMSDMTGSKALAVEAFARARGQAALRFDYSGHGESEGKFADGCIGAWFADALAAFDALTEGPQIVVGSSMGGWIALLLAKARPGRIKALIGLAAAPDFTEDLMWAAMPPPVRAELMDKGVIYEPSQYGEEPYTITRKLIEDGREHLVLRAPIAFDGPVRLLHGMNDPDVPWELSPKIARMVTSQDVRVTLIKDGDHRLSRDQDLDLLRATLTELSVE is encoded by the coding sequence ATGTCCGACAATTCTACGACGGCTTCGACGCCGGCCCCCGATTTCCTAGACCCCGGCGCCGGCAGACCCCGTATCGCCTATCGCCGGATTCCCGGCAAGTCTCCCGGGATATTCTTCTGCACCGGGTTTATGTCCGACATGACCGGATCGAAGGCTTTGGCGGTCGAGGCTTTCGCCCGCGCGCGGGGCCAGGCTGCCTTGCGTTTCGACTATTCGGGCCATGGCGAATCGGAAGGGAAATTCGCCGATGGCTGCATCGGCGCTTGGTTCGCCGATGCGCTGGCGGCGTTCGACGCGCTGACCGAGGGCCCGCAAATCGTCGTCGGCTCGTCGATGGGCGGCTGGATCGCGCTGCTGCTGGCCAAGGCGCGCCCCGGCCGGATCAAGGCGCTGATCGGCCTCGCCGCCGCCCCCGACTTCACCGAAGATTTGATGTGGGCGGCGATGCCCCCGCCGGTCCGCGCCGAATTGATGGACAAGGGCGTGATCTACGAGCCATCGCAATATGGCGAGGAACCCTACACGATCACCCGCAAGCTGATCGAAGACGGGCGCGAACATCTGGTGTTGCGCGCGCCCATTGCGTTCGACGGCCCCGTGCGCCTGCTGCACGGCATGAATGACCCTGACGTGCCGTGGGAGCTCTCGCCCAAAATCGCGCGGATGGTGACGTCGCAGGACGTGCGCGTGACGCTGATCAAGGATGGCGATCATCGCCTGTCGCGCGACCAGGACCTCGATCTGCTGCGCGCCACGCTGACCGAACTAAGCGTCGAGTAG
- a CDS encoding VTT domain-containing protein: MTSRRPPFVLRLVPVILVIAGIAAVFINRDSIDARGIVAWVESWGALAGLAFAALHIAGTMVSIPRWALALAAGALFGVAGGLFWALLGTLAGASLAFHLARFVNAGAIVPHALPKIGPWIARAEAGGWRTIALLRLTPIPGALVNYGLGLSALSWRQFALGTLIGSLPYAAIFVQAGAAGRLAMEDGLAAARDPLLIAGAVGVVVLALSFFVRRKEPR; the protein is encoded by the coding sequence ATGACTTCACGTCGCCCGCCTTTCGTTTTGCGTCTCGTGCCCGTCATCCTCGTGATCGCGGGGATCGCGGCCGTCTTTATCAATCGCGATTCGATCGACGCGCGCGGCATCGTCGCGTGGGTCGAATCCTGGGGCGCGCTCGCAGGCCTTGCTTTCGCCGCCTTGCATATCGCGGGCACGATGGTGTCGATCCCGCGCTGGGCGCTGGCGCTGGCGGCGGGGGCCTTGTTCGGCGTCGCGGGCGGTTTGTTTTGGGCATTGTTGGGCACGCTGGCGGGCGCTTCGCTCGCCTTTCACCTCGCAAGATTCGTCAATGCGGGTGCGATCGTGCCCCATGCTTTGCCCAAGATCGGGCCCTGGATCGCGCGCGCCGAAGCGGGCGGCTGGCGCACGATCGCTTTGTTGCGTTTGACGCCCATCCCCGGCGCGCTCGTCAATTACGGTCTGGGGCTCAGCGCGTTGTCGTGGCGCCAATTCGCGCTCGGCACGTTGATCGGCTCTTTGCCCTATGCGGCGATCTTCGTTCAAGCGGGGGCGGCCGGGCGCTTGGCAATGGAAGACGGGCTTGCCGCCGCGCGCGATCCGCTGCTGATCGCCGGCGCCGTCGGCGTCGTCGTGCTGGCGTTGAGCTTCTTCGTGCGGCGAAAGGAACCGCGATGA